Proteins encoded within one genomic window of Oryza brachyantha chromosome 7, ObraRS2, whole genome shotgun sequence:
- the LOC102714110 gene encoding pentatricopeptide repeat-containing protein At1g63330, whose product MLLGRRRPAAARLLPIQLSSAASFASGTTTTNATCSSSAPDPDAVAAEVATLLSSCSGNWRLAVSSSDLPSRLSPAAISSLLRRRYFSRLHPELLLDFFYWSCPNLAPSAPAPDAFANLAAYLCAGSLYNLANGLLTKMIRAYPSPPVVLASIRRALSDYTHRSPVVVLDVLVDTYKKSGRAQDAAEVVLLMRDLGLAPSLRCCNALLKDLLRADAMALLWKVHEFMVGVGVLPDVYTYSTLIEAYCRVGDFHAAKKVLVEMREKGCGLNTVTYNVLIAGLCRSGAVEDAFGFKKEMEDYGLVPDGFTYGALINGLCKSRRSNEAKMLLDEMSCAGLRPNVVVYSNLIDGFMREGNANEAFKTTKEMVTAGVQPNKITYDNLVRGLCKIGQMHRASLLLKQMVRDGHMPDTITYNLIIEGHIRQHNKKDAFQLLSEMRNVGILPNVYTYSIMIHGLCQSGESERASDLLQEMAANGLKPNAFVYAPLISGHCREGNVSLACEVFDKMTKENVLPDLYCYNSLIIGLSRVGRVEESTKYFAQMQERGLLPNEFTYGGLIHGFLKIGNQENAEQLLQQMLDTGVKPNDVIYVDLLESYFKSDDLEKVSSTFKSMLDQRIMLDNRIYGILIHNLSSSGNLEAAFRVLSEIEKNGPVPDVHVYSSLISGLCKTADREKAFGILDEMAKKGVEPNIVCYNALIDGLCKSGDISYARDVFNSILAKGLVPNCVTYTTLIDGSCKAGDISNAFNLYKEMLATGVTPDAFVYSVLTAGCSSTGDLEQAVFLVGEMFLRGQASISSFNNLVHGFCKRGKLQETLKLLHVIMGKGIVLDTLTIENIIDGLSKAGKLSEVHTIFVELEQMKASESAAHHFSSLFVNMINQGQIPLNVVDDMIQAHCKEGNLNKALILRDAIVVKGASLDCSSYLAIMNSLCQKDKLSEALDLIKEMEERGIRPSENQCLILLTNLHTSGFIQERNTVFDNMLCHNWLQKDSKICNSASDNLESVS is encoded by the coding sequence ATGCTCCTCggacgccgccggcctgccgccgcgcgcctcctcccgatCCAGCTATCCTCCGCCGCGTCCTTCGCCtccggcaccaccaccaccaatgCCACCTGTTCGTCTTCCGCCCCGGACCCcgacgccgtggccgccgAGGTGGCCACCCTGCTCTCCAGCTGCTCCGGCAACTGGAGGctcgccgtctcctcctccgaccTCCCCTCCCGCCTCTCccccgccgccatctcctcccTGCTCCGACGCCGCTACTTCTCGCGCCTCCAcccggagctcctcctcgacTTCTTCTACTGGTCCTGCCCCAACCTCGCGCCGTCGGCGCCCGCCCCCGACGCCTTCGCCAACCTGGCCGCGTATCTGTGCGCCGGCTCGCTCTACAACCTGGCCAACGGCCTCCTCACCAAGATGATCCGCGCCTACCCCTCCCCTCCCGTCGTCCTCGCCTCCATCCGCCGCGCGCTCTCGGATTACACCCACCGCTCGCCGGTGGTGGTGCTCGACGTCCTCGTGGATACCTACAAGAAGTCCGGGAGGGCCCAGGACGCCGCGGAGGTCGTCCTGCTGATGAGAGATCTCGGCTTGGCTCCCAGTCTGCGGTGCTGCAACGCGCTGTTGAAGGACCTGCTGCGCGCGGATGCCATGGCGCTGCTGTGGAAGGTGCACGAGTTCATGGTTGGCGTCGGGGTTTTGCCCGATGTGTATACCTACTCGACTTTGATCGAAGCGTACTGCAGGGTCGGGGACTTTCATGCTGCCAAGAAGGTGCTTGTGGAAATGCGCGAGAAGGGGTGCGGCCTGAACACCGTGACCTACAATGTGCTGATTGCTGGGTTATGCAGGTCTGGGGCTGTCGAAGATGCGTTTGGGTTCAAGAAGGAGATGGAGGATTACGGACTGGTTCCTGATGGGTTTACATATGGCGCACTCATCAACGGACTGTGCAAGAGCCGCAGGTCAAATGAGGCTAAGATGTTGTTGGACGAGATGTCCTGTGCTGGGCTAAGGCCTAATGTCGTAGTTTACTCCAATCTGATTGATGGGTTTATGAGGGAGGGCAATGCAAATGAGGCGTTTAAGACAACAAAGGAGATGGTTACTGCCGGCGTGCAACCGAACAAAATTACCTATGACAATCTTGTGCGGGGACTGTGTAAGATAGGGCAGATGCACAGAGCTTCTCTACTTTTGAAGCAAATGGTCAGAGATGGTCATATGCCTGATACTATCACCTACAATCTCATCATCGAAGGGCATATCCGACAACATAACAAGAAAGATGCTTTCCAGCTTCTTAGTGAAATGAGGAATGTTGGTATTTTGCCTAATGTATATACTTACAGCATAATGATTCATGGGCTATGCCAAAGCGGTGAATCAGAAAGGGCAAGTGACCTCCTTCAGGAAATGGCTGCAAATGGTTTGAAACCCAATGCATTCGTTTATGCACCTCTTATCTCAGGGCACTGTAGAGAAGGCAATGTCTCATTGGCGTGTGAAGTTTTTGATAAGATGACAAAGGAGAATGTACTCCCTGATTTGTACTGCTACAATTCTCTTATAATTGGACTATCTAGGGTCGGAAGGGTGGAGGAATCCACAAAGTACTTTGCTCAGATGCAGGAGAGAGGATTGCTGCCAAATGAATTCACTTACGGTGGCCTCATTCATGGCTTTCTTAAGATTGGAAATCAAGAAAATGCTGAACAGTTACTGCAGCAGATGCTTGACACTGGAGTAAAACCAAATGATGTTATCTATGTTGATCTCCTAGAAAGCTACTTTAAGTCAGATGATCTTGAAAAAGTGTCCTCTACTTTCAAGTCCATGTTGGACCAGAGAATTATGCTTGATAACCGTATCTATGGAATCTTGATTCATAATCTGTCCAGTTCTGGAAATTTGGAAGCAGCCTTTCGGGTTCTTTCAGAGATTGAGAAGAATGGACCTGTTCCAGATGTGCATGTGTACAGCTCTTTGATATCAGGTCTTTGCAAGACAGCTGACAGGGAAAAAGCTTTTGGTATTCTTGATGAAATGGCTAAGAAGGGAGTAGAGCCTAATATTGTATGTTACAATGCCCTAATTGATGGGCTATGCAAGTCTGGTGATATTTCTTATGCCCGTGATGTCTTCAATAGCATATTAGCTAAGGGATTAGTGCCAAACTGTGTGACATACACAACTTTGATTGATGGAAGCTGCAAAGCTGGTGACATCAGCAATGCATTCAATCTTTATAAAGAAATGCTAGCAACAGGTGTCACACCAGATGCTTTTGTTTATAGTGTACTTACTGCTGGCTGTTCAAGTACTGGAGACCTTGAGCAGGCGGTGTTTCTGGTTGGAGAAATGTTTCTTAGGGGGCAGGCAAGTATTTCTTCTTTCAATAATTTAGTACATGGTTTCTGCAAACGAGGAAAGCTGCAGGAAACTTTGAAGTTGTTGCATGTAATAATGGGGAAGGGCATAGTACTTGATACCCTGACTATTGAAAACATCATCGATGGACTTAGTAAGGCTGGAAAACTTAGTGAGGTGCACACAATTTTTGTTGAGTTGGAACAGATGAAAGCTTCAGAAAGCGCTGCGCATCACTTTTCCTCATTGTTCGTGAACATGATAAATCAAGGACAAATACCTCTTAATGTGGTTGATGACATGATTCAAGCTCATTGTAAAGAAGGAAATTTGAATAAGGCTTTAATCCTGCGAGATGCTATTGTGGTAAAAGGTGCATCATTGGACTGCTCATCTTATCTTGCTATAATGAACAGTCTATGCCAGAAGGACAAATTAAGTGAAGCTTTGGATTTGATAAAAGAGATGGAAGAGAGAGGTATTCGCCCTAGTGAGAATCAGTGCTTGATACTATTAACTAATCTTCATACATCTGGATTTATCCAAGAACGCAATACAGTATTTGATAATATGTTGTGCCACAATTGGTTACAGAAGGACAGCAAAATCTGTAATTCAGCTTCTGATAATCTGGAATCTGTCAGTTGA
- the LOC102716143 gene encoding aspartokinase 2, chloroplastic-like isoform X1 produces the protein MAAASLQCTVRLGLCGAAASRRTGKEATAFALLIGAAEPCLRGRGRGAGVRCQRSAAAGAVVVERKDRAVEPAQEGGNAGCAEAELTVVMKFGGSSVASAERMREVADLILSFPEERPVIVLSAMGKTTNKLLMAGEKAVDCGATNVSDLDELTFIKELHFGTIHQLGLDKSIVSGLLDELEQLLKGIAMMKELTLRTRDYLVSFGECMSTRIFAALLNKLGVKARQYDAFEIGFITTNDFTNADILEATYPAVAKRLHGDWVTDPAIPIVTGFLGKGWKSGAITTLGRGGSDLTATAIGKALGLREIQVWKDVDGVLTCDPNIHPKAKPVPYLTFDEAAELAYFGAQVLHPQSMRPAREGDIPVRVKNSYNRRAPGTLITKARDMSKTVLTSIVLKSNVTMLDIVSTRMLGQYGFLAKVFSIFEDLGISVDCVATSEVSISLTLDPSKLWSRELIQQANELDHVIEELEKIAVVHLLQHRSIISLIGNVQRSSLILEKAFNVLRTNGVNVQMISQGASKVNISLVVHDSEAKQCVQALHSAFFESCFLPEVDDLLQDDSAAHSNGTIYRH, from the exons atggcggcggcgtcgctccAATGCACCGTGCGGCTGGGACTCTgcggtgccgccgcctcccggcGTACCGGGAAGGAAGCCACCGCCTTCGCGCTGCTGATCGGTGCCGCGGAGCCTTGCCTGCGGGGCCGGGGAAGGGGCGCGGGGGTTCGGTGCCagcggagcgccgccgccggcgcggtcgTCGTCGAGAGGAAGGACCGCGCGGTAGAGCCAGCGCAGGAGGGAGGCAATGCCGGCTGCGCCGAGGCGGAGCTCACGGTGGTGATGAAGTTCGGCGGGTCGTCGGTGGCGTCGGCCGAGCGGATGCGGGAGGTGGCCGACCTCATCCTCAGCTTCCCCGAGGAGCGGCCGGTGATCGTGCTCTCCGCCATGGGGAAGACCACCAACAAGCTTCTGATG GCCGGGGAGAAAGCGGTGGACTGCGGCGCAACAAATGTCTCCGACCTTGATGAGCTCACCTTTATAAAGGAATTGCATTTTGG GACCATTCATCAGCTTGGATTGGATAAGTCAATTGTTTCTG GTTTATTGGATGAACTCGAACAACTTCTTAAGGGAATTGCTATGATGAAAGAGCTTACTCTTAGGACAAGAGATTATCTTGTTTCCTTCGGTGAATGCATGTCAACAAGGATATTTGCAGCACTTTTGAATAAACTTGGGGTAAAAGCACGTCAG TATGATGCATTTGAAATAGGTTTTATAACCACCAATGATTTCACAAATGCTGATATTCTGGAAGCAACTTATCCTGCCGTTGCAAAGAGGCTACATGGGGACTGGGTTACTGATCCTGCTATTCCAATAGTCACTGGCTTTCTTGGAAAG GGATGGAAATCTGGTGCAATCACCACTTTAGGCAGGGGTGGTAGTGACCTGACAGCTACGGCCATTGGCAAAGCCTTGGGATTAAGAGAAATCCAG GTTTGGAAAGATGTTGATGGTGTTTTAACATGTGATCCTAATATTCATCCAAAGGCGAAACCTGTGCCATACTTGACATTTGATGAGGCAGCTGAACTTGCATATTTTGGTGCACAG GTTTTGCATCCACAATCCATGCGACCAGCTAGAGAAGGTGATATACCTGTTAGGGTTAAGAACTCTTATAACCGCCGAGCCCCCGGTACACTCATCACTAAAGCTAGAGATATGAGTAAG ACTGTTTTGACTAGCATAGTGCTGAAATCAAATGTTACGATGCTGGATATAGTGAGCACACGGATGCTTGGACAATATGGTTTTCTAGCTAAG GTCTTTTCAATTTTTGAGGATTTGGGCATCTCTGTTGATTGTGTGGCTACAAGTGAAGTTAGCATATCTTTGACCTTGGATCCATCGAAACTCTGGAGTCGTGAATTGATTCAGCAGGCAAAT GAACTTGATCATGTCATCGAAGAACTTGAAAAGATAGCAGTTGTTCACCTACTGCAACATAGATCGATAATTTCGTTAATTGGAAATGTTCAGAGGTCATCTTTGATTCTTGAAAAG GCTTTCAATGTTCTACGTACAAATGGAGTTAATGttcagatgatctcacaaggGGCATCCAAg GTGAACATTTCCCTAGTGGTCCATGACAGTGAGGCCAAACAATGCGTTCAAGCCCTCCACTCAGCATTCTTTGAGAGTTGTTTCTTGCCAGAAGTCGATGATCTTCTGCAGGATGACTCCGCAGCACATTCCAATGGCACAATTTACAGGCATTAG
- the LOC102716143 gene encoding aspartokinase 2, chloroplastic-like isoform X2, with protein MAAASLQCTVRLGLCGAAASRRTGKEATAFALLIGAAEPCLRGRGRGAGVRCQRSAAAGAVVVERKDRAVEPAQEGGNAGCAEAELTVVMKFGGSSVASAERMREVADLILSFPEERPVIVLSAMGKTTNKLLMAGEKAVDCGATNVSDLDELTFIKELHFGTIHQLGLDKSIVSGLLDELEQLLKGIAMMKELTLRTRDYLVSFGECMSTRIFAALLNKLGVKARQYDAFEIGFITTNDFTNADILEATYPAVAKRLHGDWVTDPAIPIVTGFLGKGWKSGAITTLGRGGSDLTATAIGKALGLREIQVWKDVDGVLTCDPNIHPKAKPVPYLTFDEAAELAYFGAQVLHPQSMRPAREGDIPVRVKNSYNRRAPGTLITKARDMSKTVLTSIVLKSNVTMLDIVSTRMLGQYGFLAKVFSIFEDLGISVDCVATSEVSISLTLDPSKLWSRELIQQELDHVIEELEKIAVVHLLQHRSIISLIGNVQRSSLILEKAFNVLRTNGVNVQMISQGASKVNISLVVHDSEAKQCVQALHSAFFESCFLPEVDDLLQDDSAAHSNGTIYRH; from the exons atggcggcggcgtcgctccAATGCACCGTGCGGCTGGGACTCTgcggtgccgccgcctcccggcGTACCGGGAAGGAAGCCACCGCCTTCGCGCTGCTGATCGGTGCCGCGGAGCCTTGCCTGCGGGGCCGGGGAAGGGGCGCGGGGGTTCGGTGCCagcggagcgccgccgccggcgcggtcgTCGTCGAGAGGAAGGACCGCGCGGTAGAGCCAGCGCAGGAGGGAGGCAATGCCGGCTGCGCCGAGGCGGAGCTCACGGTGGTGATGAAGTTCGGCGGGTCGTCGGTGGCGTCGGCCGAGCGGATGCGGGAGGTGGCCGACCTCATCCTCAGCTTCCCCGAGGAGCGGCCGGTGATCGTGCTCTCCGCCATGGGGAAGACCACCAACAAGCTTCTGATG GCCGGGGAGAAAGCGGTGGACTGCGGCGCAACAAATGTCTCCGACCTTGATGAGCTCACCTTTATAAAGGAATTGCATTTTGG GACCATTCATCAGCTTGGATTGGATAAGTCAATTGTTTCTG GTTTATTGGATGAACTCGAACAACTTCTTAAGGGAATTGCTATGATGAAAGAGCTTACTCTTAGGACAAGAGATTATCTTGTTTCCTTCGGTGAATGCATGTCAACAAGGATATTTGCAGCACTTTTGAATAAACTTGGGGTAAAAGCACGTCAG TATGATGCATTTGAAATAGGTTTTATAACCACCAATGATTTCACAAATGCTGATATTCTGGAAGCAACTTATCCTGCCGTTGCAAAGAGGCTACATGGGGACTGGGTTACTGATCCTGCTATTCCAATAGTCACTGGCTTTCTTGGAAAG GGATGGAAATCTGGTGCAATCACCACTTTAGGCAGGGGTGGTAGTGACCTGACAGCTACGGCCATTGGCAAAGCCTTGGGATTAAGAGAAATCCAG GTTTGGAAAGATGTTGATGGTGTTTTAACATGTGATCCTAATATTCATCCAAAGGCGAAACCTGTGCCATACTTGACATTTGATGAGGCAGCTGAACTTGCATATTTTGGTGCACAG GTTTTGCATCCACAATCCATGCGACCAGCTAGAGAAGGTGATATACCTGTTAGGGTTAAGAACTCTTATAACCGCCGAGCCCCCGGTACACTCATCACTAAAGCTAGAGATATGAGTAAG ACTGTTTTGACTAGCATAGTGCTGAAATCAAATGTTACGATGCTGGATATAGTGAGCACACGGATGCTTGGACAATATGGTTTTCTAGCTAAG GTCTTTTCAATTTTTGAGGATTTGGGCATCTCTGTTGATTGTGTGGCTACAAGTGAAGTTAGCATATCTTTGACCTTGGATCCATCGAAACTCTGGAGTCGTGAATTGATTCAGCAG GAACTTGATCATGTCATCGAAGAACTTGAAAAGATAGCAGTTGTTCACCTACTGCAACATAGATCGATAATTTCGTTAATTGGAAATGTTCAGAGGTCATCTTTGATTCTTGAAAAG GCTTTCAATGTTCTACGTACAAATGGAGTTAATGttcagatgatctcacaaggGGCATCCAAg GTGAACATTTCCCTAGTGGTCCATGACAGTGAGGCCAAACAATGCGTTCAAGCCCTCCACTCAGCATTCTTTGAGAGTTGTTTCTTGCCAGAAGTCGATGATCTTCTGCAGGATGACTCCGCAGCACATTCCAATGGCACAATTTACAGGCATTAG